From the genome of Chanos chanos chromosome 5, fChaCha1.1, whole genome shotgun sequence, one region includes:
- the agla gene encoding glycogen debranching enzyme isoform X1 translates to MSHSKQIRVLVLNEMEKLERTLFRLEQGYELQFRLGPTLQGKHVHVHTNYPVKGQHFDRHKFHALEWINPTGREDDSDKFCVLDLQVAGSYQYYFGHGDEKKSGGGYFVVDPVLRVGTDNRALPLDCISIQTHLAKCLGPLNEWPDRLRVAKEAGYNMIHFTPLQTLGESRSCYSLADQLEVNPDFSPPGQNYSWTDVGNLVEKLRKEWGMLCITDVVYNHTAANSQWIRKHPECGYNLVNSPHLRPAWVLDRALWHVTCDVADGKFKDLGLPPLIQNEQHLHAIREVFWQYVFPKIRLWEFFQVKVENAVEQFRILLQDGAKPDRSQTHGRQQLRIIKDPQFKRFGCTVDMNSALETFVPHGSTPAAIEDCCNWLRKRLEELNEEQYKEVHHHQEQAVNCTMGTVSYERLADHGPKLGPVTRKHPLVTRYFTFPFKETTLEKDLEMMNQPDKACHFLAHNGWVMGDDPLRNFAEPGSNVYIRRELICWGDSVKLRYGNGPEDCPYLWAHMQKYTEITAKHFAGVRLDNCHSTPLHVAEFMLDVARAIRPDLYVVAELFTGSEELDNVFVTKLGISSLIREAMSAGDSHEEGRLVYRYGGEPVGAFLQPSLRPLVPSIAHAMFLDVTHDNECPIQLRSAFDSLPSSAIVSMACCATGSTRGYDELVPHQISVVSEERFYTKWNPQANPSSPGEVNLQTGIMAGKLALNRLHQELAAKGFNQVYVDQVDVDIVAVTRHCPNSHQSVVSVCRTAFHNPKHHHYPDEVPPMFIPGKIEEVVFEARTVERHTGSYRKDEKNINGLPEYTVEIREHIQLKDSKVVKQAGVTSRGRSEFVQEIVFQQLTPGSVIAFRVSLDPKAQELVGCLRHQLVQFNPQYKSSSLADANAPAILKTPLAQIMSKLSLADMNVLLYRCEAEEQEDGGGCYNIPNWTPLKYAGLQGLLSVMAKIRPNNDLGHPFCDNLRQGDWMIDYVSNRLISRGGALSEVGHWFDAMFGYLKHIPRYLIPCYFDAILVGAYTTALDVTFKKMSSFVQNGSTFVKQLALGSVQMCGVGRFPALPPLSPALADVPHYFNEVTKKNEQCCVSMAAGLPHFAAGIFRCWGRDTFIALRGLMLVTGRYLEARNIILAFAGTLRHGLIPNLLGQGVGARFNCRDAVWWWLQCIQDYCTLVPGGTDILRCPVSRMYPTDDSEPQAPGTLDQPLHEVIHEALQRHMQGIEFRERNAGPMIDRNMRDEGFNIVAKVNPETGFVYGGNRFNCGTWMDKMGESERARNKGIPATPRDGSAVEIVGLCKSTVRWLVELNKKGLYPHATLNLRKDGKQPISYEEWDRKIQANFEKMFYVSHQHDDPNEKHPELVHKRGIYKDSFGASSPWCDYQLRPNFTIAMVVAPELFTVERAWEALEIAEKKLLGPLGMKTLDPDDMVYCGVYDNALDNDNYNVAKGFNYHQGPEWLWPVGYFLRAKLYFAKKMGKDTYDRTVFLVKNVLSRHYVHLERSSWKGLPELTNANGQYCSFSCESQAWSLAGVLEVLHDL, encoded by the exons ATGTCCCACAGTAAACAAATTAGAGTCTTGGTTCTCAACGAGATGGAGAAACTTGAAAGAACGCTTTTCCGACTGGAGCAAG GGTATGAGCTCCAGTTTCGGTTGGGCCCCACTCTGCAAGGGAAACATGTTCATGTTCACACCAACTACCCTGTGAAAGGGCAGCACTTTGACCGACACAAGTTCCATGCCCTGGAGTGGATCAATCCCACAGGAAGAGAGGATGACTCTGACAAGTTCTGTGTTTTGGACCTGCAGGTTGCTGGCTCCTATCAGTATTACTTTGGCCATGG AGATGAGAAGAAGTCTGGAGGGGGATATTTTGTGGTGGATCCGGTGCTTCGGGTGGGGACTGACAACCGCGCCCTGCCCTTGGACTGCATCAGCATTCAGACGCACCTGGCCAAATGCCTGGGTCCCCTGAATGAGTGGCCAGACAGACTCAGAGTGGCAAAAGAAGCTG GTTACAATATGATCCACTTTACACCACTGCAGACTCTTGGTGAGTCTCGGTCCTGCTACTCCTTGGCTGACCAACTGGAGGTGAACCCAGACTTCTCTCCTCCTGGACAAAACTACAGCTGGACAGATGTGGGCAACCTGGTGGAGAAGTTGAGGAAGGAATGGGGCATGCTCTGTATTACAGATGTGGTTTACAAccatacag CTGCTAACAGTCAGTGGATTAGGAAGCACCCTGAATGTGGCTATAACCTGGTCAACTCCCCACACCTGAGGCCAGCCTGGGTGCTGGACAGGGCCCTGTGGCATGTGACATGTGACGTCGCTGATGGGAAATTCAAAGACCTTGGCCTCCCTCCACTCATTCAGAATGAACAACACCTGCAC gcCATTCGTGAGGTCTTCTGGCAATATGTGTTCCCCAAAATTAGACTATGGGAGTTCTTCCAAGTCAAAGTTGAAAATGCAGTGGAGCAATTCAGAATTTTGCTCCAAGATG GAGCCAAACCAGACAGGAGTCAGACACATGGAAGACAGCAGCTGAGGATTATCAAAGACCCTCAGTTCAAACGTTTTGGGTGCACTGTGGACATGAATTCAGCCCTGGAAACCTTTGTCCCTCATGG GAGCACCCCAGCGGCTATTGAGGACTGCTGTAACTGGCTGAGGAAGAGGCTGGAGGAGCTAAATGAGGAGCAGTACAAAGAGGTGCATCACCATCAGGAACAG GCTGTGAACTGCACCATGGGAACAGTGAGTTATGAACGATTGGCCGACCACGGACCCAAACTTGGCCCTGTAACCAGGAAGCATCCACTAGTCACAAG ATATTTCACCTTCCCTTTTAAAGAGACTACACTGGAGAAAGACCTAGAGATGATGAACCAGCCAGATAAAGCATGTCACTTCTTGGCCCATAACGGCTGGGTGATGGGTGATGATCCCCTGAGGAATTTTGCTGAGCCAG gCTCCAATGTCTATATCAGGAGAGAGCTGATCTGCTGGGGAGACAGCGTCAAACTGCGCTATGGGAACGGGCCAGAGGATTGCCCATACCTGTGGGCCCATATGCAGAAGTACACCGAGATCACAGCCAAGCACTTTGCTGGAGTGCGTCTGGATAACTGTCATTCAACGCCACTGCATGTGGCTGAG TTCATGCTGGATGTGGCGCGAGCCATTAGGCCTGACCTCTACGTGGTGGCTGAACTCTTCACTGGCAGTGAGGAGCTGGACAATGTCTTTGTGACTAAACTAGGCATTTCCTCACTCATCAGAG AGGCCATGAGTGCAGGGGACAGTCATGAGGAGGGCAGGCTGGTTTATCGCTATGGTGGGGAGCCCGTGGGGGCTTTCCTCCAGCCCAGTCTCAGGCCTCTGGTGCCCAGCATAGCCCATGCCATGTTCCTGGACGTCACCCACGACAACGAGTGTCCCATTCAG CTCCGTTCAGCGTTTGACTCCCTCCCCAGCTCTGCTATCGTGTCCATGGCCTGCTGTGCCACAGGCAGCACCAGGGGCTATGACGAGCTGGTGCCGCACCAG ATATCAGTAGTGTCTGAGGAGCGATTCTACACTAAGTGGAACCCTCAGGCCAACCCCTCTTCTCCAGGAGAGGTTAACTTGCAGACTGGCATCATGGCTGGCAAACTGGCTCTCAACCGGCTACACCAAGAACTGGCAGCCAAAGGCTTCAACCAG GTGTATGTCGACCAGGTGGATGTGGACATAGTGGCAGTGACCCGTCACTGTCCCAACTCTCACCAGTCTGTGGTGTCGGTGTGTCGCACAGCTTTCCACAACCCCAAACACCACCACTACCCAGATGAGGTTCCGCCCATGTTCATTCCTG GTAAGATAGAGGAGGTGGTGTTCGAGGCTCGGACTGTGGAGAGGCACACAGGCTCTTACAGGAAAGACGAGAAGAACATTAATGGGTTGCCCGAATACACAGTGGAGATCAGAGAGCACATCCAG CTCAAGGACAGCAAAGTGGTCAAGCAGGCTGGAGTGACCTCCAGGGGGCGCAGTGAGTTTGTGCAGGAGATTGTGTTTCAGCAGCTTACACCTGGAAGTGTCATCGCTTTCAG GGTGAGTCTGGACCCTAAAGCTCAGGAACTGGTTGGCTGCTTGAGGCATCAGCTGGTCCAGTTCAACCCCCAGTACAAATCAAGCAGTCTGGCTGATGCAAATGCCCCAGCCATACTCAAGACTCCACTGGCACA GATCATGTCTAAGCTGTCTCTGGCAGATATGAATGTGCTGTTGTATCGCTGTGAGGCTGAGGAGCAAGAGGATGGAGGAGGCTGCTACAACATCCCCAATTGGACTCCACTTAAATATGCTGGCCTGCAAG GTCTGTTGTCAGTGATGGCCAAAATCCGTCCTAACAACGATTTGGGTCACCCGTTCTGTGACAACCTCAGACAGGGCGACTGGATGATCGACTATGTAAGCAACAGACTAATATCCCGTGGTGGAGCCCTGTCGGAG GTGGGTCACTGGTTCGATGCTATGTTTGGCTACCTCAAGCACATACCACGCTATCTCATTCCCTGCTACTTTGATGCTATCCTTGTTGGGGCGTACACAACGGCCTTAGACGTCACTTTCAAAAAGATGTCAAG TTTTGTGCAGAACGGCTCTACCTTTGTGAAGCAACTGGCCCTGGGTTCAGTGCAGATGTGTGGTGTTGGACGTTTCCCTGCGTTGCCACCTCTCTCCCCAGCCCTGGCAGATGTACCCCATTATTTCAATGAGGTCACCAAGAAAAATGAGCAATGCTGTGTCTCCATGGCTGCAG GTTTGCCACATTTCGCTGCTGGAATTTTCCGTTGCTGGGGCAGAGACACCTTCATTGCCTTACGTGGCCTCATGCTGGTCACTGGCCGTTATCTTGAGGCCAG gAACATCATCTTGGCGTTTGCAGGCACGTTGAGACATGGTCTGATCCCTAACCTGCTGGGGCAGGGCGTGGGTGCTCGTTTTAACTGTCGTGATGCAGTGTGGTGGTGGCTTCAGTGCATCCAGGACTACTGTACCTTAGTGCCTGGAGGTACTGACATTCTCCGCTGCCCTGTGTCCAGGATGTACCCCACGGATGACTCGGAGCCCCAGGCACCCGGCACTTTG GATCAGCCACTGCATGAGGTCATCCACGAGGCCCTGCAGCGCCACATGCAGGGCATTGAGTTTAGGGAGAGAAATGCTGGACCAATGATTGATCGCAACATGAGAGATGAGG GATTCAACATTGTGGCCAAAGTGAACCCTGAAACTGGCTTTGTTTACGGTGGCAATCGATTCAACTGTGGGACCTGGATGGATAAAAtgggagagagcgaaagagcgCGCAACAAAGGCATTCCAGCGACGCCTAG gGATGGCTCAGCAGTAGAGATTGTGGGTCTCTGTAAGTCAACCGTGCGCTGGCTCGTGGAGCTTAATAAGAAGGGGCTCTACCCTCATGCCACCTTAAACCTCCGCAAAGATG GTAAGCAGCCTATATCCTACGAGGAATGGGACAGAAAAATCCAGGCCAACTTTGAGAAGATGTTCTATGTATCTCATCAGCATGACGACCCCAACGAGAAGCACCCTGAGCTGGTCCACAAGAGAGGCATTTATAAGGACAGCTTTGGGGCCTCCAGCCCCTGGTGTGACTACCAACTCAGACCCAACTTCACCATAGCCATGGTGGTG GCTCCAGAACTGTTTACTGTGGAGAGAGCCTGGGAAGCTCTGGAGATTGCAGAGAAGAAGCTCCTCGGACCTCTTGGGATGAAGACCCTGGACCCAGA tGACATGGTGTACTGTGGTGTGTATGACAACGCCCTCGACAACGACAATTACAACGTTGCTAAAGGTTTCAACTACCACCAAGGCCCA GAGTGGCTCTGGCCAGTAGGTTACTTCCTTCGTGCTAAGTTATACTTTGCCAAGAAGATGGGCAAGGACACCTATGACAGAACAGTGTTTTTAGTGAAAAATGTCCTCTCACGCCATTACGTCCACTTGGAGAG atCTTCATGGAAGGGTCTACCAGAGCTTACTAATGCGAATGGCCAGTACTGTAGCTTCAGCTGTGAGTCCCAGGCTTGGTCTTTGGCTGGTGTTCTGGAGGTTCTCCATGACCTGTAA
- the agla gene encoding glycogen debranching enzyme isoform X2: MSHSKQIRVLVLNEMEKLERTLFRLEQGYELQFRLGPTLQGKHVHVHTNYPVKGQHFDRHKFHALEWINPTGREDDSDKFCVLDLQVAGSYQYYFGHGDEKKSGGGYFVVDPVLRVGTDNRALPLDCISIQTHLAKCLGPLNEWPDRLRVAKEAGYNMIHFTPLQTLGESRSCYSLADQLEVNPDFSPPGQNYSWTDVGNLVEKLRKEWGMLCITDVVYNHTAANSQWIRKHPECGYNLVNSPHLRPAWVLDRALWHVTCDVADGKFKDLGLPPLIQNEQHLHAIREVFWQYVFPKIRLWEFFQVKVENAVEQFRILLQDAKPDRSQTHGRQQLRIIKDPQFKRFGCTVDMNSALETFVPHGSTPAAIEDCCNWLRKRLEELNEEQYKEVHHHQEQAVNCTMGTVSYERLADHGPKLGPVTRKHPLVTRYFTFPFKETTLEKDLEMMNQPDKACHFLAHNGWVMGDDPLRNFAEPGSNVYIRRELICWGDSVKLRYGNGPEDCPYLWAHMQKYTEITAKHFAGVRLDNCHSTPLHVAEFMLDVARAIRPDLYVVAELFTGSEELDNVFVTKLGISSLIREAMSAGDSHEEGRLVYRYGGEPVGAFLQPSLRPLVPSIAHAMFLDVTHDNECPIQLRSAFDSLPSSAIVSMACCATGSTRGYDELVPHQISVVSEERFYTKWNPQANPSSPGEVNLQTGIMAGKLALNRLHQELAAKGFNQVYVDQVDVDIVAVTRHCPNSHQSVVSVCRTAFHNPKHHHYPDEVPPMFIPGKIEEVVFEARTVERHTGSYRKDEKNINGLPEYTVEIREHIQLKDSKVVKQAGVTSRGRSEFVQEIVFQQLTPGSVIAFRVSLDPKAQELVGCLRHQLVQFNPQYKSSSLADANAPAILKTPLAQIMSKLSLADMNVLLYRCEAEEQEDGGGCYNIPNWTPLKYAGLQGLLSVMAKIRPNNDLGHPFCDNLRQGDWMIDYVSNRLISRGGALSEVGHWFDAMFGYLKHIPRYLIPCYFDAILVGAYTTALDVTFKKMSSFVQNGSTFVKQLALGSVQMCGVGRFPALPPLSPALADVPHYFNEVTKKNEQCCVSMAAGLPHFAAGIFRCWGRDTFIALRGLMLVTGRYLEARNIILAFAGTLRHGLIPNLLGQGVGARFNCRDAVWWWLQCIQDYCTLVPGGTDILRCPVSRMYPTDDSEPQAPGTLDQPLHEVIHEALQRHMQGIEFRERNAGPMIDRNMRDEGFNIVAKVNPETGFVYGGNRFNCGTWMDKMGESERARNKGIPATPRDGSAVEIVGLCKSTVRWLVELNKKGLYPHATLNLRKDGKQPISYEEWDRKIQANFEKMFYVSHQHDDPNEKHPELVHKRGIYKDSFGASSPWCDYQLRPNFTIAMVVAPELFTVERAWEALEIAEKKLLGPLGMKTLDPDDMVYCGVYDNALDNDNYNVAKGFNYHQGPEWLWPVGYFLRAKLYFAKKMGKDTYDRTVFLVKNVLSRHYVHLERSSWKGLPELTNANGQYCSFSCESQAWSLAGVLEVLHDL, translated from the exons ATGTCCCACAGTAAACAAATTAGAGTCTTGGTTCTCAACGAGATGGAGAAACTTGAAAGAACGCTTTTCCGACTGGAGCAAG GGTATGAGCTCCAGTTTCGGTTGGGCCCCACTCTGCAAGGGAAACATGTTCATGTTCACACCAACTACCCTGTGAAAGGGCAGCACTTTGACCGACACAAGTTCCATGCCCTGGAGTGGATCAATCCCACAGGAAGAGAGGATGACTCTGACAAGTTCTGTGTTTTGGACCTGCAGGTTGCTGGCTCCTATCAGTATTACTTTGGCCATGG AGATGAGAAGAAGTCTGGAGGGGGATATTTTGTGGTGGATCCGGTGCTTCGGGTGGGGACTGACAACCGCGCCCTGCCCTTGGACTGCATCAGCATTCAGACGCACCTGGCCAAATGCCTGGGTCCCCTGAATGAGTGGCCAGACAGACTCAGAGTGGCAAAAGAAGCTG GTTACAATATGATCCACTTTACACCACTGCAGACTCTTGGTGAGTCTCGGTCCTGCTACTCCTTGGCTGACCAACTGGAGGTGAACCCAGACTTCTCTCCTCCTGGACAAAACTACAGCTGGACAGATGTGGGCAACCTGGTGGAGAAGTTGAGGAAGGAATGGGGCATGCTCTGTATTACAGATGTGGTTTACAAccatacag CTGCTAACAGTCAGTGGATTAGGAAGCACCCTGAATGTGGCTATAACCTGGTCAACTCCCCACACCTGAGGCCAGCCTGGGTGCTGGACAGGGCCCTGTGGCATGTGACATGTGACGTCGCTGATGGGAAATTCAAAGACCTTGGCCTCCCTCCACTCATTCAGAATGAACAACACCTGCAC gcCATTCGTGAGGTCTTCTGGCAATATGTGTTCCCCAAAATTAGACTATGGGAGTTCTTCCAAGTCAAAGTTGAAAATGCAGTGGAGCAATTCAGAATTTTGCTCCAAGATG CCAAACCAGACAGGAGTCAGACACATGGAAGACAGCAGCTGAGGATTATCAAAGACCCTCAGTTCAAACGTTTTGGGTGCACTGTGGACATGAATTCAGCCCTGGAAACCTTTGTCCCTCATGG GAGCACCCCAGCGGCTATTGAGGACTGCTGTAACTGGCTGAGGAAGAGGCTGGAGGAGCTAAATGAGGAGCAGTACAAAGAGGTGCATCACCATCAGGAACAG GCTGTGAACTGCACCATGGGAACAGTGAGTTATGAACGATTGGCCGACCACGGACCCAAACTTGGCCCTGTAACCAGGAAGCATCCACTAGTCACAAG ATATTTCACCTTCCCTTTTAAAGAGACTACACTGGAGAAAGACCTAGAGATGATGAACCAGCCAGATAAAGCATGTCACTTCTTGGCCCATAACGGCTGGGTGATGGGTGATGATCCCCTGAGGAATTTTGCTGAGCCAG gCTCCAATGTCTATATCAGGAGAGAGCTGATCTGCTGGGGAGACAGCGTCAAACTGCGCTATGGGAACGGGCCAGAGGATTGCCCATACCTGTGGGCCCATATGCAGAAGTACACCGAGATCACAGCCAAGCACTTTGCTGGAGTGCGTCTGGATAACTGTCATTCAACGCCACTGCATGTGGCTGAG TTCATGCTGGATGTGGCGCGAGCCATTAGGCCTGACCTCTACGTGGTGGCTGAACTCTTCACTGGCAGTGAGGAGCTGGACAATGTCTTTGTGACTAAACTAGGCATTTCCTCACTCATCAGAG AGGCCATGAGTGCAGGGGACAGTCATGAGGAGGGCAGGCTGGTTTATCGCTATGGTGGGGAGCCCGTGGGGGCTTTCCTCCAGCCCAGTCTCAGGCCTCTGGTGCCCAGCATAGCCCATGCCATGTTCCTGGACGTCACCCACGACAACGAGTGTCCCATTCAG CTCCGTTCAGCGTTTGACTCCCTCCCCAGCTCTGCTATCGTGTCCATGGCCTGCTGTGCCACAGGCAGCACCAGGGGCTATGACGAGCTGGTGCCGCACCAG ATATCAGTAGTGTCTGAGGAGCGATTCTACACTAAGTGGAACCCTCAGGCCAACCCCTCTTCTCCAGGAGAGGTTAACTTGCAGACTGGCATCATGGCTGGCAAACTGGCTCTCAACCGGCTACACCAAGAACTGGCAGCCAAAGGCTTCAACCAG GTGTATGTCGACCAGGTGGATGTGGACATAGTGGCAGTGACCCGTCACTGTCCCAACTCTCACCAGTCTGTGGTGTCGGTGTGTCGCACAGCTTTCCACAACCCCAAACACCACCACTACCCAGATGAGGTTCCGCCCATGTTCATTCCTG GTAAGATAGAGGAGGTGGTGTTCGAGGCTCGGACTGTGGAGAGGCACACAGGCTCTTACAGGAAAGACGAGAAGAACATTAATGGGTTGCCCGAATACACAGTGGAGATCAGAGAGCACATCCAG CTCAAGGACAGCAAAGTGGTCAAGCAGGCTGGAGTGACCTCCAGGGGGCGCAGTGAGTTTGTGCAGGAGATTGTGTTTCAGCAGCTTACACCTGGAAGTGTCATCGCTTTCAG GGTGAGTCTGGACCCTAAAGCTCAGGAACTGGTTGGCTGCTTGAGGCATCAGCTGGTCCAGTTCAACCCCCAGTACAAATCAAGCAGTCTGGCTGATGCAAATGCCCCAGCCATACTCAAGACTCCACTGGCACA GATCATGTCTAAGCTGTCTCTGGCAGATATGAATGTGCTGTTGTATCGCTGTGAGGCTGAGGAGCAAGAGGATGGAGGAGGCTGCTACAACATCCCCAATTGGACTCCACTTAAATATGCTGGCCTGCAAG GTCTGTTGTCAGTGATGGCCAAAATCCGTCCTAACAACGATTTGGGTCACCCGTTCTGTGACAACCTCAGACAGGGCGACTGGATGATCGACTATGTAAGCAACAGACTAATATCCCGTGGTGGAGCCCTGTCGGAG GTGGGTCACTGGTTCGATGCTATGTTTGGCTACCTCAAGCACATACCACGCTATCTCATTCCCTGCTACTTTGATGCTATCCTTGTTGGGGCGTACACAACGGCCTTAGACGTCACTTTCAAAAAGATGTCAAG TTTTGTGCAGAACGGCTCTACCTTTGTGAAGCAACTGGCCCTGGGTTCAGTGCAGATGTGTGGTGTTGGACGTTTCCCTGCGTTGCCACCTCTCTCCCCAGCCCTGGCAGATGTACCCCATTATTTCAATGAGGTCACCAAGAAAAATGAGCAATGCTGTGTCTCCATGGCTGCAG GTTTGCCACATTTCGCTGCTGGAATTTTCCGTTGCTGGGGCAGAGACACCTTCATTGCCTTACGTGGCCTCATGCTGGTCACTGGCCGTTATCTTGAGGCCAG gAACATCATCTTGGCGTTTGCAGGCACGTTGAGACATGGTCTGATCCCTAACCTGCTGGGGCAGGGCGTGGGTGCTCGTTTTAACTGTCGTGATGCAGTGTGGTGGTGGCTTCAGTGCATCCAGGACTACTGTACCTTAGTGCCTGGAGGTACTGACATTCTCCGCTGCCCTGTGTCCAGGATGTACCCCACGGATGACTCGGAGCCCCAGGCACCCGGCACTTTG GATCAGCCACTGCATGAGGTCATCCACGAGGCCCTGCAGCGCCACATGCAGGGCATTGAGTTTAGGGAGAGAAATGCTGGACCAATGATTGATCGCAACATGAGAGATGAGG GATTCAACATTGTGGCCAAAGTGAACCCTGAAACTGGCTTTGTTTACGGTGGCAATCGATTCAACTGTGGGACCTGGATGGATAAAAtgggagagagcgaaagagcgCGCAACAAAGGCATTCCAGCGACGCCTAG gGATGGCTCAGCAGTAGAGATTGTGGGTCTCTGTAAGTCAACCGTGCGCTGGCTCGTGGAGCTTAATAAGAAGGGGCTCTACCCTCATGCCACCTTAAACCTCCGCAAAGATG GTAAGCAGCCTATATCCTACGAGGAATGGGACAGAAAAATCCAGGCCAACTTTGAGAAGATGTTCTATGTATCTCATCAGCATGACGACCCCAACGAGAAGCACCCTGAGCTGGTCCACAAGAGAGGCATTTATAAGGACAGCTTTGGGGCCTCCAGCCCCTGGTGTGACTACCAACTCAGACCCAACTTCACCATAGCCATGGTGGTG GCTCCAGAACTGTTTACTGTGGAGAGAGCCTGGGAAGCTCTGGAGATTGCAGAGAAGAAGCTCCTCGGACCTCTTGGGATGAAGACCCTGGACCCAGA tGACATGGTGTACTGTGGTGTGTATGACAACGCCCTCGACAACGACAATTACAACGTTGCTAAAGGTTTCAACTACCACCAAGGCCCA GAGTGGCTCTGGCCAGTAGGTTACTTCCTTCGTGCTAAGTTATACTTTGCCAAGAAGATGGGCAAGGACACCTATGACAGAACAGTGTTTTTAGTGAAAAATGTCCTCTCACGCCATTACGTCCACTTGGAGAG atCTTCATGGAAGGGTCTACCAGAGCTTACTAATGCGAATGGCCAGTACTGTAGCTTCAGCTGTGAGTCCCAGGCTTGGTCTTTGGCTGGTGTTCTGGAGGTTCTCCATGACCTGTAA